ACAACTTCTTTAGCCAAGATTTTACCGACGATTCAATCGCGTTGTCAGGTTCTTCATTTTCAACCTTTAGTTAAGGAAAAATTAGTTCATGCTTTGACAGAAACAGGAATCAATAAAAATACAGCAAATCTTTTGGCAGAGTTGACAAATAGTTTTGACAAAGCAGTTGAAATCTCTCAAGATGAATGGTTTAATGAAGCTAGGGAAATTACTCAACAGTGGTTTGATTACATGATAAAAGATGATTTACAGGCTTTTGTCTATGTTCAAAAAAGGCTGATTAAAGTCTTTAAAGAAAAAGATCAACAAGCGTTGAGTTTTGATTTATTACTTGCTTATTACCGTAAACAACTCACTGAAAGTGTGGCGCAAGAACAGCTTAAACGTGTAATAGAACAACAAGCACAGAGAGTTGAACTGATTTTAAAAGCGCGACAAAAGTGGGAAGCTAATGTTAGTTTTCAAAGTGTTTGCGAACAATTAGTATTACGTATGATTCACCCTAAAACATAAATAGGAGGATGAAAATGGTAGAAGTAGTAGGAGTTCGCTTCCGTGAAGCAGGTCATATCTATTATTTTGCTCCTGGAAAATCAGAGTATTTTTACAATGATAAAGTGCTTGTGGAATCACAGCAATCTAAACAGCTTGCCACAGTTGCGATACCGAAAAAATCTATTGATCCGGAAGACTTACCCGAGGATTTAAAACCCATTTTAAATAAAGCATCAGAAACTGATTTAGAGAAAGAACAAAAAAATGTGGATGATGCAAAAGCTGCACTAAGTGTGGCCAAAGAGAAAATTCGAGCGCATGAATTAGAGATGAAATTGATTCGTGTTGAATATACATTTGACCGCAGCAAAATGGTTTTTTATTTTACAGCAGATGGTCGAATCGACTTCCGTGAACTAGTAAAAGATTTAGCAGCAATTTTTCGTACAAGAATCGAATTACGCCAAATCGGTGTGAGAGATGAAGCGAAGATTTTAGGTGGAATCGGTCCTTGTGGCAGACAATTATGCTGTTCGACTTTTTTAGGTGATTTTATGCCAGTCTCGATCAAAATGGCAAAAGATCAAGGCTTATCATTAAATCCAGTAAAAATTTCTGGTTTATGCGGGCGCTTGATGTGTTGCTTGAAATACGAAAATGATGAATACGAAGCTGCGAAGAAAGAATTACCAGACTATGGTAAAGAAGTGATCACACCAGATGGCAAGGGGCGAGTAGTCGGGTTGAATTTATTGAGCCGTATCGTCAAAGTTCGTTTAGTTGGACGTGAAATTGCAGTAGAATATGATTATGAAGAAATCAAAGAAGCAACAGAAAAAGCTCAAGCCGAAAAAGGTGATCACAATGGATAAACGTTCTTTATATGATGGTCTGAGTTCTTTAGAGACGGATCTACAAGGAACTTTGGGACAATTATCAGAGATTAAAGAAGCACTTCATGAGTTAGTTGAAAAAAATACAACTCTTGAAATCGAAAATCAACGCTTACGTGAACATTTGCAGGAGTTGACTAAATTAGCTAGCGATCCAAATGATCCAGCTAAGCAGGAACTTTCTAAATCTCGTATGAATTTGGAAAAGCTTTATGAAGAAGGATTTCATGTCTGCAATATTTTATATGGTTCACGTCGTGAAAATGATGAAGAATGTGCTTTTTGTTTAGATGTTATTTATGGAGAGAGATACAAATAAAGTTTAATCAAATTGAGAGGCTGTGACAAAATTTGTCTCAGCCTTTTTACAATAATCAATCTTAGCGTTTAGAAGGAGCCGTTATGCAAAAACAAAAAAGTTTTGATTCATCTAATGATGGAAAACTATATTTAGTGCCGACCCCAATCGGAAACTTGGAAGATATGAGCTTTCGTTGTATCAAGATTTTGAAAGAAGCAACGATCATTGCGAGTGAAGATACAAGAAACACACAAAAATTACTGAATCATTTTGAAATAACAACGCCTCAAATTAGTTTTCATGAACATAATTATAAGGAAAGAATACCACAATTTATCGAACGTTTAGAGGCTGGTGAGATAATTGCACAAGTGAGTGATGCTGGAATGCCGTCAATTAGTGACCCAGGTCATGAATTGGTTGAAGCCTGTATCGAAGTTGGAATCAAAGTGATTGCTTTGCCTGGTCCTACTGCGGGGCTGACAGCATTGATTGCTTCGGGTCTTGTTCCACAGCCGTTTACATTTTATGGTTTTTTACCTAGAAAGAAAAAAGAGCAAGTTGAGATTTTAGAACAGCTGAAGACTGCAATCCCGACCCAGATTTTTTATGAATCTCCTCATCGAATTGCTGCGACTGTAAAGCACTTTTCAGAAATTTTTGGTGAAGATCGAAAGGCTGTGATTTGTCGTGAATTGACTAAGCTTCATGAAGAATATCTTAGAGGAACTTTGTCAGAATTAAGTGATTACTTGGCTGAAAACACGCTAAAAGGGGAGTGTTGTCTTTTAGTTGAGGGGGCAGATGGAACAGAATTAGTAGAAAATGCGGATTTAGAACTTCCTATCAAGGAACATATAGCAATA
This sequence is a window from Enterococcus sp. 7F3_DIV0205. Protein-coding genes within it:
- the holB gene encoding DNA polymerase III subunit delta' → MNEAQVLSEQQPLLYQQLQKSFEHGRLAHAYLFEGDTGTGKKEFGSWMAKHIFCTNLTDNNPCNQCNNCLRINENEHPDVLQIAPDGQTIKVDQIRALKAEFSKSGVETAQKVFLIEQADKMSVGAANSLLKFLEEPEGKVLAILETTSLAKILPTIQSRCQVLHFQPLVKEKLVHALTETGINKNTANLLAELTNSFDKAVEISQDEWFNEAREITQQWFDYMIKDDLQAFVYVQKRLIKVFKEKDQQALSFDLLLAYYRKQLTESVAQEQLKRVIEQQAQRVELILKARQKWEANVSFQSVCEQLVLRMIHPKT
- a CDS encoding PSP1 domain-containing protein — translated: MVEVVGVRFREAGHIYYFAPGKSEYFYNDKVLVESQQSKQLATVAIPKKSIDPEDLPEDLKPILNKASETDLEKEQKNVDDAKAALSVAKEKIRAHELEMKLIRVEYTFDRSKMVFYFTADGRIDFRELVKDLAAIFRTRIELRQIGVRDEAKILGGIGPCGRQLCCSTFLGDFMPVSIKMAKDQGLSLNPVKISGLCGRLMCCLKYENDEYEAAKKELPDYGKEVITPDGKGRVVGLNLLSRIVKVRLVGREIAVEYDYEEIKEATEKAQAEKGDHNG
- a CDS encoding DNA replication initiation control protein YabA: MDKRSLYDGLSSLETDLQGTLGQLSEIKEALHELVEKNTTLEIENQRLREHLQELTKLASDPNDPAKQELSKSRMNLEKLYEEGFHVCNILYGSRRENDEECAFCLDVIYGERYK
- the rsmI gene encoding 16S rRNA (cytidine(1402)-2'-O)-methyltransferase, which gives rise to MQKQKSFDSSNDGKLYLVPTPIGNLEDMSFRCIKILKEATIIASEDTRNTQKLLNHFEITTPQISFHEHNYKERIPQFIERLEAGEIIAQVSDAGMPSISDPGHELVEACIEVGIKVIALPGPTAGLTALIASGLVPQPFTFYGFLPRKKKEQVEILEQLKTAIPTQIFYESPHRIAATVKHFSEIFGEDRKAVICRELTKLHEEYLRGTLSELSDYLAENTLKGECCLLVEGADGTELVENADLELPIKEHIAILMNSGSSSKEAIKEVAKLRGLKKQAVYKEFHVD